A region of Chitinophaga horti DNA encodes the following proteins:
- a CDS encoding DUF6580 family putative transport protein, which translates to MKKETISHLVLIAVLIFLSAFGRLVTNQMAIYNFTAIGASALFSGIVIKDKRLAYLVPLAAMLLSDLFFELFTSIQGFYGISMAVNYGAFILITWIGTQMKKVNTITVLLASIGTGLLYFLISNFGTWAFQDLYPKTGAGLIQCYAAAIPFYRNDVFGSFFLNGIMSNVFYSAFLFAAYHLLQPVFARQEQDSKQLA; encoded by the coding sequence ATGAAGAAAGAAACGATTTCTCACTTAGTCCTGATCGCCGTACTGATATTCCTGAGCGCCTTCGGCCGCCTGGTGACTAATCAAATGGCCATCTACAACTTTACCGCTATTGGCGCCAGCGCCCTGTTTTCCGGTATCGTGATCAAAGATAAACGCCTCGCTTACCTCGTTCCGCTTGCGGCGATGTTGCTCAGCGACCTGTTTTTCGAACTGTTTACGTCCATCCAGGGTTTCTATGGCATCAGCATGGCCGTAAACTACGGCGCGTTCATCCTCATTACCTGGATTGGCACCCAAATGAAGAAGGTTAACACCATCACCGTGTTGCTCGCATCTATCGGCACCGGTCTGCTGTACTTCCTCATTTCGAACTTTGGCACCTGGGCGTTCCAGGACCTGTACCCCAAAACCGGTGCGGGCCTGATTCAATGCTACGCGGCCGCTATTCCCTTTTACCGCAACGACGTGTTCGGCAGCTTTTTCCTGAACGGCATTATGAGCAACGTGTTTTACAGCGCGTTCCTGTTTGCCGCTTACCATTTGCTGCAACCCGTATTTGCCCGCCAGGAGCAGGATAGCAAACAACTCGCTTAA
- the manA gene encoding mannose-6-phosphate isomerase, class I: MNNKKLFLLKGKVQHYAWGGYDYIPQLLNIAPNGQPSAEYWMGAHVSAPSMIQTPEGDVSLDKLVAANPQEVLGAATQSRFGELPYLFKILDVKDMLSIQVHPTKVEAEKGFARENEAGIPLNAPHRNYKDANHKPEIMVALGEFWLLHGFLPEDKLKAVLANTPAFTSLAPIFEKEGYFGLYKKVMEMPQDEVNTMLAPLADQALADYQAGTLSKSDPAFWTGRAVANDPAGFERLDRGIFSIYFFNIMQVQEGEAVFQDAGIPHAYLEGQNVELMANSDNVLRGGLTPKHIDVPELLKHTRFEAVHPVIVRGELADDPAEAIYHSPAPDFQVSRIQLEAGITYKHTSTAAEILILMSGAATVTGSDTLALTKGQCAFVAFGETYSVTASASTVIFKAAIPA, encoded by the coding sequence GTGAATAACAAGAAGCTGTTTTTATTAAAAGGAAAGGTACAACATTATGCCTGGGGCGGATACGACTACATCCCCCAATTACTGAACATCGCGCCGAACGGGCAGCCCAGCGCGGAATACTGGATGGGCGCACACGTGAGCGCACCATCTATGATACAGACGCCTGAAGGTGATGTGTCGCTGGACAAACTCGTGGCGGCCAATCCGCAGGAAGTACTGGGTGCTGCAACACAATCGCGCTTTGGTGAACTGCCTTACCTGTTCAAAATTCTCGACGTAAAAGATATGCTTTCCATCCAGGTGCACCCCACCAAAGTGGAAGCAGAAAAAGGTTTTGCGCGGGAGAACGAAGCGGGTATTCCATTAAACGCTCCTCATCGTAATTATAAAGATGCGAACCACAAGCCGGAGATCATGGTGGCTTTAGGTGAGTTCTGGCTGCTGCATGGCTTCTTACCGGAAGATAAACTGAAAGCAGTATTAGCGAACACACCTGCGTTTACATCGCTGGCGCCTATCTTCGAAAAAGAAGGGTACTTCGGTTTGTATAAAAAGGTGATGGAAATGCCACAGGATGAAGTGAACACGATGCTGGCTCCGCTGGCAGACCAAGCACTGGCGGACTACCAGGCAGGCACGTTGTCCAAATCAGATCCTGCTTTCTGGACAGGCCGCGCGGTGGCAAATGATCCGGCTGGCTTCGAGCGCCTGGACCGTGGCATCTTCTCGATCTACTTCTTTAATATTATGCAGGTGCAGGAAGGCGAAGCGGTGTTCCAGGACGCGGGCATCCCACACGCCTACCTCGAAGGGCAAAACGTGGAGCTGATGGCCAACTCAGACAATGTGCTGCGTGGTGGTCTTACACCCAAACACATCGATGTGCCCGAGCTGCTGAAACATACGCGTTTTGAAGCGGTACACCCGGTAATCGTAAGAGGTGAGCTGGCCGACGATCCGGCAGAGGCTATCTACCACTCTCCTGCCCCGGACTTCCAGGTAAGCCGTATTCAACTGGAGGCTGGTATTACGTACAAGCACACCAGCACAGCGGCAGAGATCCTTATATTAATGTCAGGCGCCGCGACTGTAACGGGTTCGGACACACTGGCGTTAACGAAGGGACAGTGCGCGTTTGTGGCTTTCGGTGAGACTTACAGCGTAACGGCTTCTGCTTCAACCGTTATCTTCAAGGCGGCGATTCCTGCCTAA
- a CDS encoding diphthine--ammonia ligase: MNENGRISRSHALPASILQQQAAALGLPMQNTPSSWQEYEFHFVNALQQLKATYSLEAAVFGDIDLQAHRDWEEMVCAKAGLQAVLPLWQQDRKQLVLQMLDAGIQTMIVSCNTTMGPDFLGRVMDRLLIADLEAIGVDVCGENGEFHTVVIDCPLFKTPLALPAYSKVQHEQYHFLQWE; this comes from the coding sequence ATGAACGAGAACGGCCGTATATCCCGCTCACACGCTCTTCCCGCCTCCATTTTGCAGCAACAGGCCGCCGCGCTTGGCTTGCCCATGCAAAACACGCCTTCTTCCTGGCAGGAGTACGAGTTCCATTTCGTGAATGCCTTACAACAACTGAAAGCTACTTACTCGCTGGAAGCCGCCGTATTTGGCGACATCGACCTGCAGGCACACCGTGACTGGGAGGAGATGGTTTGTGCCAAGGCTGGTTTACAGGCTGTACTACCGCTCTGGCAGCAGGACCGCAAACAACTTGTTCTGCAGATGCTGGACGCCGGCATTCAAACGATGATCGTATCCTGCAATACCACCATGGGCCCCGACTTTTTGGGGCGGGTGATGGACAGGCTGCTGATTGCCGACCTGGAAGCGATTGGGGTAGACGTGTGCGGCGAGAACGGGGAGTTTCATACGGTGGTGATCGATTGCCCGCTGTTTAAGACGCCGTTGGCACTGCCAGCGTATTCGAAAGTGCAGCATGAGCAGTACCATTTTCTGCAATGGGAGTAG
- a CDS encoding YraN family protein, protein MASHHELGKKGEALAAAFLRGKGHRVLHTNWRWGKKEIDIISEHERLIIFTEVKTRSSSLFGWPEEAVDVHKSDLLQRAASRYLEQYDHEPLDIRFDIIAITFSSEENYELLHLVDAIS, encoded by the coding sequence ATGGCTTCTCATCATGAACTGGGTAAAAAAGGCGAAGCGCTCGCAGCCGCGTTCCTGCGTGGCAAAGGACATCGCGTTTTACACACCAACTGGCGCTGGGGTAAAAAGGAGATCGATATTATATCCGAACACGAACGACTCATCATCTTCACAGAAGTGAAAACCCGCAGCAGTTCACTGTTCGGGTGGCCGGAGGAAGCGGTGGATGTACACAAGAGCGATCTCCTGCAACGCGCTGCCAGCCGGTACTTAGAGCAGTATGACCACGAACCGCTGGATATACGCTTTGATATTATTGCCATCACTTTTTCTTCTGAAGAAAATTATGAATTGCTTCATTTGGTGGATGCGATTTCATAA